The DNA window GCGCCGAGCGCGCAGTCCTGGCGGGCGGCGCACCACGAGGCGTACTGGCCGAACGCCTTGCCGAAGCCCTGGCCCTGCGCGACGAGCGATTCGACGGAGTCCTGATCGGGGTCGAGCGCGCCGTCGAGGACCATCGCGCGCACGTTCTTCGGGAACGCTTCGGCGTAGGTGGAACCGATCCTGGTGCCGTACGAATAGCCGAGGTAGCTGAGCTTTTCGTCGCCGAGCGCGGACCGGAGCACGTCCATGTCCTTCACGACGTCCCTGGTCCCGACGTTGGCGAGCATCGCGTCGCCGTGCTCGGTGCGCTGGGCGCATTTGCCCGCGAAGTCCTTGGCCTCGGTCTCCTGCTTCGCCACGCCGGCGGGCGAGCCGTCGGCTTCGAGGTCCTCCTCGCGGTTGGCGTCCCGCTCCTTGTCGGTCAGGCAGCGGACCTGCGGCTCGCTGGCGCCGATCCCGCGCGGGTCGAAGCCGACGAAGTCGAACCGCTTGCCCAGTTCGCCCTGTGCCGCGCCCTGCGACAGGTTGGCGGCGGCCTCCATCCCGGACGCACCGGGTCCGCCGGGGTTCATCACCAGCGAACCGATCCGGTTGTCCTGGTCGGTGGCCTTGTGCCGCAGCACGCCGATCGTGATGGTGTCGCCGTCCGGTTTCGCGTAGTCGAGCGGCACGGTCAGCCGCGCGCACTGGAGCGTTTTGACCGCGAACGCACTCTTCGCCCCGCCCGAAGTCGCGTAGGGTGCGCAATCGCCCCAGGTGAGGGGCTGGCCGTAGAACCGGTCCAAACCGGCCGGAACCGCGCCTTTCGGACCGAGCTGCTCGGTGACCTGGCTGGGTTGGTCCTTCGGGGTGCTGGTGCAGGCGGCCAGCGGCACGAGCAGAAGAGCACAACCTGCGACGGCTACCCGGATCGGGCGAGACCTGGTTTGGTGGTGAAGTGGCACGACCCCGATCGTGCCATCGGCGGAGGAACTCCAACGCACGCCCACCGCGTTGGGGAGTACGGCGAGCGCGGGAAGACCGGCGCGACACGAGAACGGGAGCACAGGGTGGCAGCACTGATGAGCCGGATGGGCAAGCGGCTGCGCCGGATCATGCAACGTCCGGGCAGCGTGGAGCTTTCCCGCTACGAAGCTCTGCTGCCCGCGGTCGAAAAGCGTGAACCCGAGCTCGAGAAGCTCTCCGACGCCGAGCTGACCGAAGCGGCCGCGAAGCTGCGCGAGAAGTCCGCCTTCGGCGACGACGAGCTGGTCGAGGTGTGCGCGCTCGGCCGCGAATCCGCGCGGCGCGCCCTCGGCGAACGCGCTTTCGACGTCCAGCTCCTCGGCACGATGGGCCTGCTCACCGGGCACGTGGTGCAGATGGAAACCGGTGAGGGCAAGACGCTGGCCGGTGCGCTCGCCGCCGCCGGGTACGCGCTGCAGGGCAAGCGCGTGCACGTGGTCACCGTCAACGACTACCTGGCCCGCCGTGACGCGGAGTGGATGAAACCGCTCTACGACCTGCTCGGCGTCGGCGTCGGCTGGGTCGAGCCCGCGCACAGCAGGGACGAGCGGCGCGAGGCGTACGGCCAGGAGGTCACCTACGGCGCGGTCAGCGAGATCGGGTTCGACGTCCTCCGCGACAGGCTGGTCTCGCGCGCCGAGGACCTCGTGCAGCGCGATCCCGAAGTCGCCATCGTGGACGAAGCGGACTCCGTGCTCGTCGACGAGGCTCGGGTGCCGCTGGTGATGGCTGGTTCGGTCGACGCGGCGTTCGCGGACGAAGAGGTCGCGAACGTGGTGCGCAGGCTTCGGCTCGGGCTGCACTACGAGACCGACTCCGACGGCCGCAACGCGTGGCTGACCGCTGCGGGCGCTTCCGTGGTCGAGAAGGCGCTCGGTATCGACGACCTCTACGGCGAATCGGCGGACTCCGGGTCGGCGAGGCTGGCCGCGGTGAACGTGGCGCTGCACGCGCACGCGCTGCTCACCCGCGACGTCGACTACCTGGTCCGGGACGGGAAGGTGCAGCTCATCAACGCCTCGCGCGGGCGGGTCGCCGAGCTGCAGCGCTGGCCGGACGGGCTGCAGGCCGCGGTGGAAGCGAAGGAACAGCTCCCCGCGACGGACCGCGGCGAGATCCTCGACTCGATCACCGTGCAGGCCCTGCTCGCGCGCTACCCGCTGGTGGCGGGCATGACCGGGACCGCGGTCGCGGTCGCCGAGCAGCTGCGCGAGTTCTACAAGCTCGAAGTGGCGGTGATCCCGCCGAACACCCCGAACATCCGCGAGGACGCCGAAGACCGGATCTTCGCGTCGCCGTCGCACAAGCTGCGCGCGATCGTCGACGAGATCCGCGAGGTGCACGAGTCGGGGCGCCCGATCCTCGTCGGCACCCAGGACGTCGCCGAATCCGAAGAGCTGGCGGAAAAACTGGCCAAGGCGGATCTCGAGTGCGTGGTGCTCAATGCCCGCAACGACGCCGAAGAGGCCGCGATCATCGCCGACGCGGGTACGCACGGCCGGGTCACGGTGTCGACGCAGATGGCGGGCCGCGGTACCGACATCCGGCTCGGCGGCGCGGACGGCTCGGATCGCGAGCGGGTGACCGAGCTGGGCGGGCTGCACGTGATCGGCACCGCGCGGTACCCGTCGAGCCGTCTCGACGGGCAGCTCCGCGGGCGTTCGGGACGTCAGGGCGACCCCGGCAGCGCGGTGTTCTTCGCGAGCCTGAACGACGATCTGGTGCTGTCGAACGCGCCGGACGTGCCGGACGGCATCGAGGCCGAGGACGGCACCGGGGAGATCACCGACGCCGCCGCGCACCGGCAGATCAACCACGCGCAGCGCGTGGCCGAGGGCGTGCACCTGGAGATCCACCGCAACACCTGGCGGTACACGCGGCTGATCGAGTTCCAGCGCGCCGAGCTGCTCAAGCACCGCGACGAGGTGCTGCGCACCGGGCTGGCCGCGGAGAAGCTGAAGGAAGCGGCGCCGGAGAAGTACGAGGAGCTGGTCGAGAAGACCGGTGACGACGCCGAGCAGGTCTGCCGCGAGATCATGCTGTACCACCTCGACGAGTCGTGGTCGGAGCACCTCGCGTTCCTGACCGACGTCCGCGAGAGCATCCACCTGCGGGCGCTCGCGCGCGAGACGCCGATCGACGAGTTCCACCGGACGGCGATCCCGCCGTTCCGCGAGATCGTGCCGAAGATCGAGAAGAAGTCGGCCGAGACGCTGACCGACGCCGAGATCACCGAGGACGGCATCGACCTCGCGGCCTCGGGCGTGCGCAGGCCGAACTCGACGTGGACGTACCTGGTGCACGACAACCCGTTCGACTCGGACTTCGAATCCACGCTGCGCCGGGTGCGCAGCATGATGAAGCGCAAGAAGAGCTGAGCCGGACCGCCTGTCATCCTCTTCGACGTACAATATTCTGTACGTCGAAGAGGATGACGTGAAGACTATGAGCTACTCGGAGTCCCGCGCCAACTACGCGGAGACTCTTGACTCGGTGGTGAATGACCGCGAGGAAGTAGTGATCACCCGCGCTGGTCACGACCCCGTGGTGATCGTGTCGCTCGACGACTACGAATCACTGAAGGAAACGGCGTACCTGCTCCGCAGCCCGGAGAACGCCCGGCGTCTCGTCTCCGCCATCGAACGGCTGGAGTCGGGTGGCGGCGAGCAGCACGAACTCGCCGAATGAAGCTCGTCTGGGACGCGTTCGCCTGGGACGACTACCTCTGGCGGCAAACCCAGGATCGCAAGGTCCTCAAGCGGATCAACGACCTCCTGAAGGACGTCCGGCGCAACGGGAACGAAGGCATCGGCAAGCCCGAGCCGCTGAAACACGGTTTCCAGGGCTACTGGTCCCGTCGGATCACTGACGAGCACCGACTGGTCTACAAGATCGAAGGCGACGAAATTCGCATCGCGGCTTGCCGATACCACTACGGCAAGTAATTCGCGCGGTTGACGCCTATCGGGCCGTGGCGCGGGTTTCGATTTCGGTGACGCAGGCGCGGACCGCGGGCGTGCCGACGAGCCAGGCCGCCTTGATTTCGCGGCGCAGTGCGGGGCGGCTGGGGAGGAACCGCACGCCCGGTGTCCCGCGGCGGCAGGACATCTCGGGCAGCAGCGCCACCGCGAGTCCTTTTTGGACCATCGAAAGCTGGGTGAAGTGCTCGGCGAGCGCGTAGCGCACTTTCGGTTCGGTACCGGCGGCGCGGGCGGCCTGCACCAGTGCGTCGTAGGGCGCGGTTCCCGGCGGGCAGCTCGCCCACGGGGTCCCGGCCAACTCGGCGAGCGCGATCGCGTCGGCACCGGCCGACGGGTGGTTTTCCGGGACCGCCACGAGGACGTCCTCGGCCACCACGGTGCGCAGGCGCAGGCCTTCGGGAAGGGGCGTTGGCAGGTTGTCCCAGCTCTCGATCAGCAGCAGGTCGAAGTGCCCGTCGAGCAGCCTCGGCATCAGGTCCACCGCTTCCCCGTCGGCGACGGACGGTTCGAGGTGCGGGTGCTCGGCGAGCAGCGTCGCGAGGACGTCCGGCAGCAGGGCGCGCACCGCGCTGCCCACCCCGCCGATGCGCAGCGGCCCCAGCACTTCCTGGTCGAGTCCCGCGAGATCGGCTTCGGCCTCGGCGAGGTCCGCGAGAATCCGGTGCGCGTGGTTCGCGAGGACGCGCCCGGCGTGCGTGAGCCGGACGCCGCGGCCGTCCGGTTCGAGCAGCCGATGCCCGGTTTCGCGGTCGAGCTTCGCGAGCTGCTGGGACACGCCGGACGCGGTGAGGTGCAGCGTTTCCGCGGCGCGGGCGATCGACCCGCAGGTCGCGACCGCGGCGAGCGCGCGGAGCCTGTCGATCCTGAACACCTGACGAACTGTAACGAGTTTTGGCGCCGAACTGTCGCTTTTCATTCCGAGTTCGGGCGGGCAGGGTCGTGCTCGTGACGATCGAGGAACAGACGGCGCCGGAAGTGCGCACCGCGCGGCGGAATCCCGTGGTGCTCGCGCTGGCCGGATCCGCGTGCATCGCGGCGTCGGCCGTGTTCATGAAGCAGTCGGGCGCCAACGCCGGGACGGCGGCCTTCCTCCGCTGCGGGCTGGCACTGGTCGTCCTCGTCCCGCTCGCCTGGCTGGAATGGCGCCGCATCGGCCACCGGCCGGGCCGCTACCTGCTGATGGACGTCGGCGCGGGCCTGCTGCTCGGGGTGGACATGGTGTTCTGGGGCGCCAGCGTGCTGAACGTGGGCGCCTCGGTGGCGACGGTGCTGCTCAACATCCAGGTCGTGTTCTTCCCGCTGATCGCGCGCGTGGTGTCGGGTACCGCGCTTTCCGCGCGGTTCCTGCTGACCTGCCCCGTCCTGCTCGTCGGCGTCGCGCTGGCGAGCGGGGCCATCGGGAATCCGCAGCCGGGCAGCGATCCGGTGGCGGGCGTGGTGTTCGGTGCCGCTGCGGGCCTCGCTTACGCCGGTTACCTGTTCCTCATGCGGCTCGGCGGCGGGCGCGAGCACACGACGACGCCCGTGTGCGTGTCCTCGGCGGCGGCCACCGCGGCGGCCGCGGTGCTCGGCGGCCTGTGGACGGGGATCGACCTGGACCTGAGCCTGCCCGCGTGGGGCTGGCTCATCGCGCTCGCGTTCCTCGGGCAGGTCGTGGCGTGGCTGCTCATCACCGCCGCGCTGCCGAAGCTGGCGCCGGGTGTCGCGGCGGCGCTGCTGCTTTCGCAGCCCGTGATGGCCTTCGCGCTCGGCGTAGCGATCGGGGAACGGCCGACCGTCACGCAGGCGGCCGGGTGCGTGCTGGTCGTCGCGGCCGTGTGGTTCACCAGCCGCGGGAGGTCCGCCGGTCAGGAGTGAGCCACATTCACTCGCCGGTTGTGTCGGTCTGGGTGAGAATGGGCCGATGCCGCAGCTGCGCATCGCCATAGCCCAGGTCAACCCCACCGTCGGCGACCTCGTGGGCAACTCCGCACTCGCCGTCGACTGGATCCGCGAGGCCGCCAACGCCGGCGCCGACGTGGTCGTGTTCCCCGAAATGTCGCTGACCGGGTATCCGGTCGAGGACCTCGCGCTGCGGGCGACCTTCGCCGAGGCGTCACGCCGCGCGGTCGACGAGCTGGCCGAGCGGGTCGCGGAGTTCGGCGACCTCTTGGTCTACGTCGGCTACCTCGACCGCGACGAGAAGGGCCCGCGCAACGCGGCCGCGGCGCTGTTCCGCGGCGAGGTCGTGGCGCGCCAGTTCAAGCACCACCTGCCGAACTACGGCGTGTTCGACGAGCGGCGGAACTTCGAGCCGGGCGAGTCGCTCGACATCGTGCGGTTCCGCGGCCTGGACATCGGCATGGTGATCTGCGAGGACCTGTGGCAGGACGGCGGCCCGGTGGCGGCGCTCGGCCAGGCCGGCGTCGATCTCGTGGTGTCGCCGAACGCGTCGCCGTACGAGCGCGCGAAGGACGACATCCGGCTGCCGCTGATTTCCCGCCGCGCGCAGGAGGCTGGTGCGCCGGTCGTCTACACGAACCAGGTGGGCGGGCAGGACGACCTCGTGTTCGACGGCGACTCGATCGTCGCCGACGCGGGCGGGACGCTGCTGGCACGGGCACCGCAGTTCGTCGAACACCTGCTGGTGCTCGATCTCGAAATCGAGGCGGGCGAGCACCGGCCGGACGGTGCGTACGCGGGCATCGAGGTCCGCCGCCGCGCGCTCGGCGTGGAACCGCGCGAGCCCTACGAGACCATCGCCGAACCGCCGATCAGCGAACCGCTCTCGGACGAGGCGGAGGTTTGGTACGCGCTCGTGGTGGGGCTGCGGGACTACGTGCGCAAGAACGGGTTCCGCTCGGTGACCTTCGGGTTCTCCGGTGGGATCGACTCGGCGCTCGTGGCCGCGCTCGCGGTGGACGCGCTCGGGCCGGACGCGGTGTACGGCGTCTCGATGCCGTCGAAGTACTCGTCGGAGCATTCGCAGTCGGACGCGGCGGAGCTGGCGCGGCGGCTCGGCTGCCACTACCGCACCGAACCGGTGGCGGACATGGTGCAGGCCTACGTCGGCCAGCTGGACCTGAGCGGGCTCGCGGAGGAGAACGTCCAAGCACGCGCGCGCGGCGTGCTGCTGATGGCACTGTCCAATGCGGACGGTCATCTGGTGCTCGCGACCGGGAACAAGACGGAGCTCGCGGTCGGGTATTCGACGATCTACGGCGATGCCGTCGGCGGGTTCGCGCCGATCAAGGACGTGTTCAAGACCCATGTGTGGGAGCTGGCGCGCTGGCGCAACGCCGAGGCGGAGAAGCGCGGCGAGACCCCGCCGATCCCGGAGAACTCGATCAGCAAACCGCCCTCGGCCGAGCTGCGGCCGGACCAGGTGGACACCGACTCGCTCCCCGACTACGCACTCCTCGACGACATCCTCGACGACTACGTGGAAGGCGACCGCGGTTACGCCGACCTCCTCGAAGCCGGGTTCGACCCCGAGGTGATCGACCGCGTGGTGTGGATGACCGACAAGGCCGAGTACAAGCGGCGCCAGTACCCGCCCGGCACGAAGATCACCTTCAAGGCGTTCGGCCGCGACCGGCGGCTGCCCATCACGAACGGCTGGCGCGAACGCCGCGACTGATCCGGGGCCTCGGCGTTCCTCTCCGGGCCGGCGTTCGCCCGCCAGGAACTGTCGGTGGCGCGCGGTAGTGTTGAAATCGGGGGCTCCCCTGGGCGGGCGAACGGTTCCGTTCGCCCGTACGGGCCGCGGGCCGGGCTTCGATCCCTTGTGCGCCAGGGAAAGCACGCGAACTCGCCCGGAATTGTCGGTGGTGCGCGGTAATGTTGAATCAAGGGCGCCCCTGAGCGAACGAAAGGGACGTCTCGTACAGGTTGGGCCGCGTTCGCCGTCGGTCCTGTTCAGGCGTCGCGCGGGAGCAGCGCGCTCGCGGCGAGCAGCCAGAGCACCCCGCCGCCGAACCGGCCGACCGGCAGCAGCGGTGCCAGCGCCGGGACCAGCAGCGAAACCGTGGCCAGTACGCCGAGCGCGGCGACGCCGAGGCCGGACCACGCCAGCGGGCGGGGCAGCAGCGGCACGAACAGCGACGGCACGCAGACACCGGCGATCAGCAGCGCCAGCGGCACCACGAACCCGACCCCGCCGGTGACGAACGACAACGTCTGCAACGCGTGCACCACACCGGGCTCGTGCACGTCGGCGACCTCGCCCATCGTCCACAGGGTCAGCCCCGAAAACGCCAGCGACGCCGAGGCGAGCAGCCCGCCGGCCAAGCCGATCGCGGTACCGGGCGCGGCGACGCCGAGCTGGCGCAGCCGCCGGTAGGCAGTGGCGCTCCAGATCGCCAGCGGGATCGCGGAACCGAACAACAGCGCCGCCCAGATCACGACCGTCGTGTGATGGCCCGCGTAGTAGGCGGCCACGTCCGCCACGGGAGTGTCGGGCCGGGGCCCGCTCGCGCCGAGCACACCGGTGAGCACGGTGAACACGGCGAAGACCAGGCCGGGAACCAGCAACGGCGGGCCCGCGTGCGCGACGGACTGCTGCTTGGTGGTCATGGGGATCTCCAGTCGCTCGATTCGATTACACTCAAAAATGATGCTCGCGATGTAATCGTTTGTCAACTGAACTATTTTACGACGGCACGACCCTCCTGATCGTTACAGGGTGTGTATCGTTCCTGTCATGAACGATGTGGCCGAGACGGCGCGGAAACCGGGTCCTGGCAACGCCTTCCTGCTCGCCCAGGTCGGCGAGTACGCCGCGCACCGCTTCGCCGAGCGGATCGCGGACCTGGACCTCACGCCGCCGCAGGCGGGCTTGCTACGCCTGATCGCGCAGGGGCCTGGCCAGAGCCAGCAGGCGATCGCGGGGCACCTGGGCATGCCGCCCAGCAGGCTCGTCGCACTCGTCGACGGGCTCGAGAAGCGAGGGCTCGTCGAACGACGGCGGAATCCCGACGACCGCCGCAACTACGCGCTGCACCTCACCGGCGACGGCGGTCGTTTCCTTGGCCGCCTCGCGCGGGCCGGGAAAGCGCACGAGGACGCGATCTGCGGCAGCCTCGACGCGGCGGAACGCGCGACGCTGTTCGACCTGCTCGACAGGATCGCCGCCGAGCACGGGCTCAGCACGACCGTCCACCAGGGCTATCGCCGCACCTGAGCGGGGCGGCGCACAGATCAGCGGACCGCGGCGGCCGCGTTCGGGAGGCCCGCGCCGTAGAAGGTGTTCCCGGTCGGCGAAGGCGCGCAGACGGCGTCCGGTTTGCCGTCGCCGTTCGGGTCGTAGAGCTCGGGACACGGCAGCGGTGTCGCCTGCGCGGTCAGCGCCCTGCCGAGCCGGTCACCGCGCAGGAACGGGTGCGCGCTGGCGATCAGGGCGGCGACGCCCGCGGCGTGCGGCGACGACATCGACGTCCCGCTCGCCGAACGGAACAGGCCGCCGGGCCAGGTCGACCAGATCCGCACCCCGGGCGCGCCGACGGTCACCCTGCTCGCCGAATAGTTCGAGAAGCTCGCCTTCAGCAGCTTTTCGTCGACCGCGCCCGCGCCGATCACGCCGGGCAGCTCGTGCGGGAGGCGGATGCAGTCGGTGTCGATGGGACGCGGCGCCGGAGTGCTGTCGGCGGGGCTTTCCGCGTCGCTGGAACGCTGGTCGAGGTCGATGCCCGCGTTCCCAGCGGACGCCACGACCAGTACGTTCCGGCGCTGCGCGTAGGCCACCGCCCTGCCGACGGCGAGTTTGATCGCGGCCTGGTCGATCTGGTTCGAGCAGGTGTACCGCCACGGGATCGAGCGGTAGCTGTTGTTCGTGACCGAGAAGCCGTGGTCGGCGGCCCAGACGAACCCGCACACCATGCTTTCGGGGGTCTCGGTGTCGTCGAGTTCGGCGAGCTTCACGGCCGCCAGCTTCACCCCCGGCGCGATGCCGACCACGCCCTTGCCGTCCCGCGCCGCCGCGATCGTGCCCGCGACGTGCGTGCCGTGACCGTCCAAAGTGGGCCGCCACGCGCCGGCGCCCCGATCGGCCCAGCCGGACAGGCAGGACACCGAATCGCGCCGGTCGAAGGCGCCGGCGAGATCGGGGTGCGTGTCGTCGACACCGGTGTCGAGCACGCCGACCGTCACGCGCTTGCTGCCGGTGGTCACCTCGTGCGCCTTGTCGACGCCGAGCGCGGGCACGTCCCACGCGGTGCCCTCCGGCGGGACCTGGCCGCTGTTCGGCGAACCGGGCCCGGTGTAGCGGACGTCCTTGCGCGCCGCGAACCAGTCGACCGGGATCTTCGCGGTGCGCGTGGCGCCGACGGCGGTGATCCCGGGCACCTTCCGCACCGCGGGCGCGAACCCGTCGCGCGGCGAGTAGGCGACGACCACACCGACCTGCGGATACGACGACACCACCGTGCCGCCGTTGGCGCGCACCGCCAGTTCCGCCCACCAGGTGTGCAGCAGGTCGTTGCCGGTCACCACGACGTACGGCAGCACGAGCGTGCCCGGTGCCTCGGTCACGGTCGGCGCGCTGGTCAGCCGCGCGGGAGGACTTGCCTCTGGTGAGGACGCGGACGCGGGCACGGTCACCGCGCCGCACAAGGCCACCACCGCCGCGGCCACACCCAGTACCCGCCTCATCTTGTTCGCCACCACGACCTCTTCCGCCCAGTTCCTCCGGAGAAGCACGAATCTAGCGCGCGAAAGGGCCCGTGCCAGCCGCCTTTCGTCGGATCACTCGGCGTGTCAGGGTCGCAACAGGATCCGCCTCGCGCCCGCTTCGATCCGGCGGTGCGCTTCGGCTGCTTCTCCGAGCGGCAGGATCTCGTCGACTTCCACGAGGTGCGTGCCGCCCGTGGCGGCCAGCGCGACGAACTCGGGGTAGTGCGCGCCCAGCACCTGCCGCGCCCAAACCGGGCCGCCGCACCCGATGAGCCGCAAACCGCGCGAGAGCACCGTCGACGGGTCGAGCACCGGCGGTTGCCCGCTCATCATCCCGTACAGCAACACTTTCCCGCCCGGAGCCGTGACGTCGAGCAACTTTCCCGCCACTTCTCCGCCGAGCATCTCGAACACCACGTCCACTTCGCCGACCCCGGCCGTCCACTCCGGATCGCGGTGGTCGAGCACGAGATCCGCGCCGAGTTCGCGCACACGCTCCGCACCGGCACCCGCGGTCGCGACGATCCGTCCGGCGCCCGCTTCCCGCGCGTGCCGGACGAGGTACCCGCCGATCTTCCCCGACCCGCCTTCGACCAGCACCGTCTCGCCGCCGCGAATCTCCGCGGCCCGCAGGAGCGCCAGTGCCACCGCGCCGGGGGCCGCCGAAGCCAAAGCGTCCGTTGTGGACAGTCCAACCGGGACGCGCGTGAGCATGCCCTCGGCCACGACGGCGAATTCGGCGTAGGAACCGGTGCCGCCGGTGACGGCGACGACCTCGGTGCCCACCAAGGCTGGATCGACTCCGTCACCGACTTCGTCCACCGTGCCCGCGGCTTCCGCGCCGAACACCGCGGGAAGCTCCAAGGGGTACACCCCGGCCCGCATCTGCGTCTCCCCCGCGCTGACGCCGATCGCTTCCACCCGCACCAGCACCTGCCCCGGCCCCGGCACGGGTTTCGCGACCTCGGCGATCCCCAGCACCTCGGGCCCACCGAACTCCTCGATCAGTACCGCTCGCATGACACCCCCAGATAAGTGAACCAACGGTCCAGTTCACTATATTGACCGCCGGTCCAGTTGTCCACGGTAAGCTGGCCCGATGACGGAGTTCGCGTTGTTCGACACCGCGATCGGCCACTGCGGGGTGTGCTGGGGCGAGCACGGGATCACCCGCGTCCAGCTCCCCGAGGGCAGCGAGGCACGCACCAGGGCGAAGGTGCTGCGCGATCACCCCGGCGCCGCGGAAACCGCGCCACCACCGGAAATTCGGCGCGCGATCGACGAGATGACCGCGCTGATGGACGGCGAGCGGCTCGACCTGCTGGACATCGAGGTCGACGAGGGCGTGGTGCCGGAGTTCCACCGCAGGGTCTACGAGATCACGCGCGCGATCCCGCCGGGGAAGACGCTGACCTACGGCGAGATCGCGCACCGGCTCGGCATGCCCGGCTCGGCGCAGGCCGTCGGGCAGGCGCTCGGCGCCAACCCGTACCCGATCGTCGTGCCGTGCCACCGGGTGCTCGCCGCGGGCGGCGGGAACGGCGGCTTCTCCGCGCCGGGCGGCGTCGACACGAAACTGCGCATGCTGGTGATCGAAGGCGCGATCGCCGAGGAACCCACGCTGTTCTGAG is part of the Amycolatopsis sp. CA-230715 genome and encodes:
- a CDS encoding quinone oxidoreductase family protein, translating into MRAVLIEEFGGPEVLGIAEVAKPVPGPGQVLVRVEAIGVSAGETQMRAGVYPLELPAVFGAEAAGTVDEVGDGVDPALVGTEVVAVTGGTGSYAEFAVVAEGMLTRVPVGLSTTDALASAAPGAVALALLRAAEIRGGETVLVEGGSGKIGGYLVRHAREAGAGRIVATAGAGAERVRELGADLVLDHRDPEWTAGVGEVDVVFEMLGGEVAGKLLDVTAPGGKVLLYGMMSGQPPVLDPSTVLSRGLRLIGCGGPVWARQVLGAHYPEFVALAATGGTHLVEVDEILPLGEAAEAHRRIEAGARRILLRP
- a CDS encoding S8 family peptidase; its protein translation is MLLRRNWAEEVVVANKMRRVLGVAAAVVALCGAVTVPASASSPEASPPARLTSAPTVTEAPGTLVLPYVVVTGNDLLHTWWAELAVRANGGTVVSSYPQVGVVVAYSPRDGFAPAVRKVPGITAVGATRTAKIPVDWFAARKDVRYTGPGSPNSGQVPPEGTAWDVPALGVDKAHEVTTGSKRVTVGVLDTGVDDTHPDLAGAFDRRDSVSCLSGWADRGAGAWRPTLDGHGTHVAGTIAAARDGKGVVGIAPGVKLAAVKLAELDDTETPESMVCGFVWAADHGFSVTNNSYRSIPWRYTCSNQIDQAAIKLAVGRAVAYAQRRNVLVVASAGNAGIDLDQRSSDAESPADSTPAPRPIDTDCIRLPHELPGVIGAGAVDEKLLKASFSNYSASRVTVGAPGVRIWSTWPGGLFRSASGTSMSSPHAAGVAALIASAHPFLRGDRLGRALTAQATPLPCPELYDPNGDGKPDAVCAPSPTGNTFYGAGLPNAAAAVR
- a CDS encoding methylated-DNA--[protein]-cysteine S-methyltransferase, with translation MTEFALFDTAIGHCGVCWGEHGITRVQLPEGSEARTRAKVLRDHPGAAETAPPPEIRRAIDEMTALMDGERLDLLDIEVDEGVVPEFHRRVYEITRAIPPGKTLTYGEIAHRLGMPGSAQAVGQALGANPYPIVVPCHRVLAAGGGNGGFSAPGGVDTKLRMLVIEGAIAEEPTLF